The Deinococcus wulumuqiensis R12 genome has a window encoding:
- a CDS encoding catalase family protein: MTYVPYSPEVETLQPNEQEQIHKIVELMHAANVKSFDRHRHAIRDAHAKGHGTVVGQLQIYPDLPPHLAQGLFATPQTYPVVIRFSSAPGEIRDDSIPVPHGMAVKVIGVPGEKVLESQKHELTQDFLMVSQPVIPFGTVEKYLEMQTILAMQEDAPEEAQRALAALARGTNKVLEFLGLQNPLVQNVAAPNEHLLGQTYHTMAALRYGDYIAKLSAAPLSPEVRALTGQVVDASKNPSLHRDLLVDFFREHGAEYELRAQLCVDLEQMPVEDASVLWDEALSPHQPIAKLVIPPQEAYSPARRVFSEDKLSFNPWHCLPEHRPLGSIMRVRIPAYEMSSRFRHEMNVQPRVEPKSIAEIPD; the protein is encoded by the coding sequence ATGACCTACGTCCCCTACTCCCCCGAAGTCGAAACCTTGCAGCCCAACGAGCAGGAGCAGATTCACAAAATCGTGGAGCTGATGCACGCGGCCAACGTCAAGTCGTTTGACCGCCACCGCCACGCCATCCGCGACGCCCACGCCAAGGGGCACGGCACGGTGGTGGGCCAGCTCCAGATTTACCCCGATCTGCCGCCGCACCTCGCGCAGGGCCTCTTTGCCACTCCCCAGACCTACCCGGTGGTCATCCGCTTTTCCAGTGCACCTGGCGAAATCCGCGACGACAGCATCCCCGTGCCGCACGGCATGGCGGTCAAGGTGATAGGCGTGCCCGGCGAAAAGGTGCTGGAAAGCCAGAAGCACGAGCTGACGCAGGATTTTCTGATGGTGTCGCAACCCGTGATTCCCTTTGGCACCGTCGAGAAGTACCTGGAAATGCAGACCATCCTGGCGATGCAAGAAGACGCCCCCGAGGAAGCGCAGCGGGCACTGGCGGCGCTGGCACGCGGTACGAACAAGGTGCTGGAGTTCCTCGGCCTCCAAAACCCGCTCGTGCAGAATGTCGCTGCGCCCAACGAGCACCTGCTGGGGCAGACCTATCACACGATGGCGGCTTTGCGCTACGGCGATTACATTGCCAAACTCAGCGCCGCGCCGCTCTCCCCGGAGGTTCGGGCGCTGACCGGGCAGGTTGTGGACGCCAGCAAGAATCCGTCGCTTCACCGCGACCTGCTGGTGGATTTTTTCCGCGAGCACGGAGCCGAGTACGAACTGCGGGCGCAACTGTGCGTGGACTTGGAGCAGATGCCGGTGGAAGACGCCTCGGTGCTGTGGGACGAAGCCCTTTCGCCGCATCAGCCCATCGCCAAACTCGTCATTCCGCCGCAGGAAGCCTACAGCCCCGCCCGGCGCGTCTTTTCCGAAGACAAGCTCTCGTTCAACCCCTGGCACTGCCTGCCCGAGCACCGCCCGCTGGGGTCTATCATGCGCGTCCGCATCCCGGCCTACGAGATGTCCAGCCGCTTCCGCCATGAGATGAATGTGCAGCCCCGCGTAGAGCCAAAAAGTATTGCCGAGATTCCAGACTGA
- a CDS encoding XdhC family protein yields MASSDALNAIDETYPTFLSLCAELAGQGAGQGEQGAVLITLVGSGGRGQAAGRRAWALADGTLRGTLTLGSCADGQLRREVEAVQESGSGRLVSLNLGSGDDYEFGLTCSGNVTAQLTPMSPGHPLWAWLAARREAGEDVQVFTPLGDGAGPTWARSAAGDLSPQAVPDEAKAFTEQRPAPPTFLIVGADPVAPPMAKMARTLGLRVVVTDDQAGRMTPAHLPDAHERLIVPAGHDLLLPDLKPGDGVVVLSHNYAHELSVLGRVLGGPASYVALVASRRRGQALVRFMAETGTPPDALAHLRTPAGLDLGLSSPAGIALSVLSEYVQTVRGAGAQPLSERVE; encoded by the coding sequence TTGGCAAGTTCTGACGCTCTGAACGCCATTGACGAGACCTACCCCACCTTCCTGTCCCTCTGCGCCGAGCTTGCGGGGCAGGGGGCCGGGCAGGGGGAACAGGGGGCGGTGCTCATCACCCTCGTCGGCAGCGGGGGCCGGGGCCAGGCGGCAGGCCGCCGCGCCTGGGCTTTGGCCGACGGCACCCTGCGCGGCACGCTCACCCTCGGCAGTTGCGCCGACGGGCAGTTGCGGCGCGAGGTGGAGGCGGTGCAGGAGAGCGGCTCGGGGCGGCTCGTTTCGCTGAACCTGGGCAGCGGGGACGACTACGAGTTCGGGCTGACCTGCTCAGGAAACGTGACCGCGCAGCTCACGCCGATGTCGCCGGGGCATCCCCTGTGGGCGTGGCTGGCGGCGCGGCGCGAGGCGGGCGAGGACGTGCAGGTCTTCACGCCGCTGGGCGACGGCGCGGGGCCGACCTGGGCCAGGAGTGCGGCGGGCGACCTCTCGCCGCAGGCCGTGCCGGACGAGGCGAAGGCCTTCACCGAGCAGCGTCCTGCCCCCCCCACTTTCCTCATCGTAGGCGCTGACCCGGTGGCCCCGCCGATGGCGAAGATGGCGCGGACGCTGGGGCTGCGGGTGGTGGTGACCGACGACCAAGCCGGGCGGATGACCCCCGCGCACCTGCCCGACGCACACGAGCGGCTGATTGTTCCGGCGGGGCATGACCTGCTCTTGCCCGACCTGAAGCCGGGTGATGGTGTGGTGGTGCTCTCCCACAACTACGCCCACGAACTCTCGGTGCTGGGGCGGGTGCTGGGCGGCCCGGCGTCGTATGTGGCGCTGGTGGCCTCGCGCCGCCGGGGGCAGGCCCTGGTGCGCTTCATGGCCGAGACGGGCACGCCGCCGGACGCTCTAGCCCACCTCCGCACCCCGGCGGGGCTTGACCTCGGTCTGAGTTCGCCTGCCGGAATTGCCCTTAGTGTGCTCTCCGAGTACGTACAGACGGTGCGGGGCGCGGGCGCTCAGCCCTTATCCGAGCGAGTGGAATGA
- a CDS encoding transposase, with protein MIAARSVNHHDLSAHMPGISTPQAKKRRADRTFRDDQLDMGFFIALLVVHLPPGKVLLSLDRTNWEHGETPINFLVLGAVVHGFTLPLIWVPLDESGNSHTYARMWLVLKLLRALPAKRWLGLVADREFIGAEWFRFLRRQGIKRAIRIRHSDMLDDMSGKEWFEHVQHGHFHEIAEKVFVFGELMRVVATRSPVGDLVIIATDFSARKTWKLYKQRWSTLCTFSSFKKRGFDLERTGITERSRLQRLFGLVTLAWMFCLRLGVWLSQTWPIPVLKHGRRAVSLVRHGAQHLVDALRWKPQQFMAILEVSIQAFCPPGAAESEAVTY; from the coding sequence ATGATTGCCGCGAGGAGCGTCAATCATCACGATTTGAGTGCCCACATGCCCGGTATCAGCACGCCACAAGCCAAGAAAAGGCGGGCGGACCGCACCTTCCGGGATGACCAACTGGACATGGGCTTTTTCATCGCGCTGCTCGTCGTGCATCTCCCACCAGGGAAGGTCTTGCTGAGTCTGGACCGCACCAACTGGGAACACGGGGAGACGCCCATCAACTTTCTGGTGCTTGGAGCCGTGGTCCACGGCTTCACCCTGCCCCTGATCTGGGTGCCCCTCGACGAGTCCGGGAACAGTCACACGTACGCCCGGATGTGGCTGGTGTTGAAGCTGCTTCGGGCCTTGCCAGCGAAACGCTGGCTGGGCCTGGTGGCTGATCGTGAGTTCATCGGTGCGGAATGGTTCCGTTTTCTCCGTCGTCAGGGCATCAAGCGGGCCATCCGCATTCGGCACAGCGACATGCTGGACGACATGAGTGGGAAAGAGTGGTTTGAGCATGTCCAGCACGGTCACTTTCACGAGATCGCTGAAAAGGTGTTCGTGTTCGGGGAGTTGATGCGGGTAGTCGCGACGAGGTCACCTGTAGGTGACCTCGTCATCATCGCCACAGATTTCAGCGCTCGGAAGACCTGGAAGCTCTACAAGCAGCGCTGGTCCACCCTGTGCACCTTCAGCAGCTTCAAGAAGCGAGGCTTCGACCTGGAGCGGACCGGAATTACGGAGAGAAGTCGTCTACAGCGACTCTTCGGCCTGGTGACACTGGCCTGGATGTTCTGTTTGCGCCTGGGGGTCTGGCTCAGCCAGACCTGGCCCATCCCCGTTCTGAAGCATGGTCGGAGAGCGGTCAGTCTGGTGCGGCACGGTGCTCAGCATCTCGTGGATGCCCTCCGGTGGAAACCCCAACAGTTCATGGCGATCCTGGAGGTGTCAATCCAGGCTTTTTGCCCGCCAGGAGCGGCTGAAAGTGAAGCTGTCACCTACTGA
- a CDS encoding nucleotidyltransferase family protein: MALACILLAAGAGSRLGGGKPLALLAGRPLVRWAAEVVLAADFDHLLVVGPPGERGEAVRAALSGLPVQFVTQPQPELGLLASFQVGLQALPEGLEGTALALADMPFVTLQTYQNLLGLHAQTRSPLVLTRYGGEVSAPPHLFRRDLFPELLALPAADRGPREVVRRYRGEAVISERPTEEGRDIDTPADLARAQQEWASGHSTRSDKG; the protein is encoded by the coding sequence ATGGCTCTGGCGTGCATCCTTCTGGCGGCGGGCGCGGGGTCGCGGCTGGGCGGGGGAAAGCCGTTGGCCCTCCTGGCCGGGCGTCCGCTGGTGCGCTGGGCGGCGGAGGTGGTGCTGGCAGCGGACTTTGACCACCTCCTGGTCGTGGGGCCACCCGGCGAACGGGGAGAAGCGGTGCGGGCAGCGCTGAGTGGTTTGCCCGTCCAATTTGTCACCCAGCCGCAGCCCGAACTGGGCCTGCTGGCGTCCTTTCAGGTTGGCCTCCAAGCCCTACCGGAAGGACTAGAGGGCACTGCACTGGCCCTAGCGGACATGCCTTTCGTGACCCTGCAGACGTATCAGAACCTGCTCGGCCTGCACGCCCAGACCCGCTCCCCGCTGGTGCTGACGCGCTACGGCGGCGAAGTCTCAGCCCCGCCGCACCTGTTCCGGCGTGACCTGTTTCCCGAACTGCTGGCGCTCCCCGCCGCCGACAGAGGACCGCGTGAAGTCGTGCGACGTTACCGAGGGGAAGCGGTCATCAGCGAGCGCCCCACCGAGGAAGGCCGCGACATCGACACCCCGGCTGACCTTGCCCGCGCCCAGCAGGAGTGGGCATCGGGTCATTCCACTCGCTCGGATAAGGGCTGA
- a CDS encoding DoxX family protein, translating into MSGRDQTKETTAQTLTRLALGGFMTFAGIGHMTFVREDFQAQVPDFLPLDKDFVVLASGVAEISFGVAMLATKQPQRRTVGMLLAAFFVAIFPGNISQYLTRTSAFGLDTDQKRFIRLFFQPVLVAAALWSTGAIGNKGALGKRRG; encoded by the coding sequence ATGAGCGGGCGTGACCAGACAAAAGAAACCACGGCGCAGACGCTGACCCGGCTGGCGCTCGGGGGCTTCATGACGTTCGCGGGCATCGGCCACATGACCTTCGTGCGGGAGGACTTTCAGGCGCAGGTGCCGGACTTTTTGCCGCTCGACAAAGACTTCGTGGTGCTGGCCTCGGGCGTGGCCGAGATTTCCTTCGGCGTGGCGATGCTGGCGACCAAGCAGCCGCAGCGCCGCACGGTGGGGATGCTCTTGGCCGCCTTCTTCGTCGCCATTTTCCCCGGCAACATCTCGCAGTACCTCACCCGCACGAGTGCCTTTGGCCTGGACACCGACCAGAAGCGCTTTATCCGGCTGTTTTTCCAGCCCGTGCTGGTAGCGGCGGCGCTGTGGAGTACGGGGGCAATTGGCAACAAGGGGGCGCTGGGCAAACGGCGCGGCTGA
- a CDS encoding VWA domain-containing protein, with translation MTQPESQERLRRWRLLLGGPGRSGQSADGIGCELNAQDTRLDAALAALYDGAGFKVQGDKPTKKESKGVGLGQSAPTVAAWLGEVRDLFPQSTVQVLQKDAVERLNLRHLLLEPELMDTIEPDVNMAATLLSLKDAMPSEAKAVARQVVKKVVDELSARLAEPLRSAVTGSLNRSQRNLRPRQNEIDWGKTVLKNLKTYDPERKTVIPEKLVGYGRARRHLKSVTLCLDQSGSMASSVVYAGIFGAVLASLPALKTNVVVYDTAVVDLTEQLSDPVDVLFGVQLGGGTDTSPALEYCKSFLKSPEDHVFVLISDLYDSDGPQMIRRLAEFREAGVRVIVLPALDDDGTPSYHHEYAAQIAAHDIPVFACTPEHFPGLMAAALGGEDVAAWAAARGLVAARAKTQ, from the coding sequence ATGACCCAACCCGAATCCCAAGAACGCCTCCGCCGCTGGCGACTCCTCCTCGGCGGCCCTGGTCGCAGCGGCCAAAGCGCCGACGGCATCGGCTGCGAACTGAATGCTCAGGACACCCGCCTCGACGCCGCCTTAGCCGCCCTCTACGATGGCGCAGGCTTCAAAGTGCAGGGCGACAAGCCGACCAAAAAGGAAAGCAAAGGCGTGGGCCTGGGCCAATCCGCCCCGACGGTGGCCGCGTGGCTGGGCGAGGTGCGCGACCTGTTTCCGCAATCCACCGTGCAGGTGCTGCAAAAGGACGCGGTGGAGCGCCTCAACCTGCGCCACCTGCTCCTGGAACCCGAACTGATGGACACCATTGAGCCGGACGTGAATATGGCGGCGACCCTGCTGAGCCTCAAAGACGCGATGCCGTCCGAGGCCAAAGCGGTGGCGCGGCAGGTGGTCAAGAAGGTGGTGGACGAGCTTTCGGCGCGGCTGGCCGAACCGCTCCGCAGCGCCGTCACGGGCAGCCTCAACCGCTCGCAGCGCAACCTCCGCCCCCGCCAGAACGAAATCGACTGGGGCAAGACGGTGCTGAAAAACCTCAAGACCTACGACCCGGAGCGCAAAACCGTCATCCCCGAAAAGTTGGTCGGCTACGGGCGGGCGCGGCGGCACCTCAAGTCGGTCACGCTCTGCCTCGACCAGTCGGGGAGTATGGCCTCCAGCGTGGTCTACGCAGGTATTTTCGGTGCGGTGCTGGCGAGTTTGCCCGCTCTCAAGACGAATGTGGTGGTGTACGACACGGCGGTGGTGGACCTCACCGAGCAGCTGTCCGACCCGGTGGACGTGCTGTTCGGCGTGCAACTCGGCGGCGGTACGGACACCTCACCTGCGCTGGAGTATTGCAAGTCCTTCCTGAAGTCGCCCGAAGACCATGTGTTTGTCCTGATTTCCGACCTCTACGACTCGGACGGCCCGCAGATGATTCGCCGCCTGGCCGAGTTCCGGGAAGCGGGCGTGCGCGTCATCGTGCTGCCCGCGCTCGACGACGACGGCACGCCGAGCTACCACCACGAGTACGCCGCGCAGATTGCCGCGCACGACATCCCCGTATTCGCCTGCACGCCCGAGCATTTCCCAGGGCTGATGGCGGCGGCCCTCGGTGGGGAGGACGTGGCAGCGTGGGCTGCCGCGCGGGGGTTGGTCGCGGCGCGGGCCAAAACGCAATAG
- a CDS encoding IS4 family transposase, translating into MIAARSVNHHDLSAHMPGMSTPQGKKRRADRTFRDEQLDMGFFIALLVAHLPPGKVLLSLDRTNWEHGETPINFLVLGAVVHGFTLPLIWVPLDESGNSHTYARMWLVLKLLRALPAKRWLGLVADREFIGAEWFRFLRRQGIKRAIRIRHSDMLDDMSGKEWFEHVQHGHFHEISEKVFVFGELMRVVATRSPVGDLIIIATDFNARKTWKLYKQRWSIECTFSSFKTRGFDLERTGITEKSRLQRLFGLVTLAWMFCLQLGVWLGQTHPIPVLKHGRRAVSLVRHGAQHLVDALRWKPERCRAFLELLTRPFCPPGAAGDEVVTY; encoded by the coding sequence ATGATTGCCGCGAGAAGCGTCAATCATCACGATCTGAGTGCCCATATGCCAGGGATGAGTACCCCGCAGGGCAAGAAGAGACGAGCAGACCGGACCTTCCGGGATGAGCAGCTGGACATGGGCTTTTTCATCGCCCTGCTCGTCGCCCACCTGCCACCAGGAAAGGTTTTGCTGAGTCTGGACCGCACCAACTGGGAACACGGGGAGACGCCCATCAACTTTCTGGTGCTTGGAGCCGTGGTCCACGGCTTCACCCTGCCCCTGATCTGGGTGCCCCTCGACGAGTCCGGGAACAGTCACACGTACGCCCGGATGTGGCTGGTGTTGAAGCTGCTTCGGGCCTTGCCAGCGAAACGCTGGCTGGGCCTAGTGGCTGATCGTGAGTTCATCGGTGCGGAATGGTTCCGTTTTCTCCGTCGTCAGGGCATCAAGCGGGCCATCCGCATTCGGCACAGCGACATGCTGGACGATATGAGCGGGAAAGAGTGGTTTGAGCATGTCCAGCACGGTCATTTTCACGAGATCAGCGAAAAGGTGTTTGTGTTCGGGGAGTTGATGCGGGTGGTGGCGACGAGGTCACCTGTGGGTGACCTCATCATCATCGCTACCGATTTCAATGCTCGGAAGACCTGGAAGCTTTACAAGCAGCGCTGGTCAATTGAGTGCACCTTCAGCAGCTTCAAAACGCGAGGCTTCGACCTGGAGCGAACGGGGATTACAGAAAAAAGCCGTCTACAACGGCTCTTTGGTCTGGTGACGCTGGCCTGGATGTTCTGTTTGCAGCTGGGGGTCTGGCTCGGCCAGACCCATCCCATTCCCGTCCTGAAACATGGTCGCAGAGCGGTCAGCCTGGTGCGTCACGGTGCTCAGCATCTCGTGGATGCCCTGCGTTGGAAACCCGAACGATGCAGGGCTTTCCTGGAACTGCTCACCCGTCCTTTCTGCCCGCCAGGCGCGGCTGGAGACGAAGTTGTCACCTACTGA
- a CDS encoding oxygenase MpaB family protein codes for MKDRSYYQRANAKLNPDTDYLQIFQNLTFHDFPWDMNQALNLALFRTYGVPSIGSLLLRTRQLTEHTQKRYDDTALLLEIPLKDGLTSPTGRAAIRRINQMHGMYDISQGEMLYVLSTFVVVPVRWIRDYGWRKLLPQEEAAITNVYRELGRLMGIQDIPETYEGFAHLMDSYEAAHFAFDAGGRKVADATLRTLEEFYPAQAAPAVSVMSRAVMDEPLLEAFRYDDPGKLARTLVRGALRLRAEVVKLLPPKESVAFFSEGNVKSYSNGFRIEELGTFKHPKPGEAGLNGAGLNGAGPNLGAGCPFPHGMTGAQDGHKGAEA; via the coding sequence GTGAAAGACCGCTCCTACTACCAGCGTGCCAACGCCAAGCTGAACCCCGACACCGATTACCTGCAAATCTTCCAGAACCTCACCTTCCACGATTTTCCGTGGGATATGAATCAGGCGCTCAACCTCGCGCTCTTCCGCACCTACGGCGTGCCGTCCATCGGGTCGCTGCTGTTGCGTACCCGCCAACTCACCGAGCACACCCAGAAGCGCTACGACGACACCGCGCTGCTGCTGGAAATCCCGCTGAAAGACGGCCTGACCAGCCCGACGGGCCGCGCCGCCATTCGCCGCATCAACCAGATGCACGGGATGTACGACATCTCCCAGGGCGAGATGCTGTACGTGCTCTCCACCTTCGTGGTCGTGCCCGTGCGCTGGATTCGGGACTACGGCTGGCGCAAGCTGCTGCCGCAGGAGGAAGCGGCCATCACCAATGTGTACCGCGAACTGGGGCGGCTGATGGGCATTCAGGACATCCCCGAGACCTACGAGGGCTTCGCGCACCTGATGGATTCCTACGAGGCCGCGCATTTCGCCTTTGACGCGGGCGGGCGCAAGGTGGCCGACGCCACGCTGCGCACCCTAGAGGAGTTCTACCCCGCGCAGGCGGCCCCGGCGGTGAGCGTCATGAGCCGTGCGGTGATGGACGAGCCGCTGCTTGAGGCCTTCCGCTACGACGACCCCGGCAAGCTGGCGCGGACGCTGGTGCGCGGGGCGCTGCGGCTGCGGGCAGAGGTCGTCAAGTTGCTGCCGCCCAAGGAGAGCGTTGCCTTCTTCTCGGAAGGGAACGTCAAATCTTACTCCAACGGCTTCCGCATCGAGGAGCTGGGCACCTTCAAGCACCCCAAACCCGGCGAGGCAGGGCTGAACGGGGCAGGGCTGAACGGGGCAGGGCCGAATCTGGGCGCGGGCTGCCCCTTCCCGCATGGGATGACCGGGGCACAAGACGGCCATAAGGGGGCGGAAGCATGA
- a CDS encoding DUF5682 family protein, with translation MTLHLLPIRHHGPGSARSVLAALDALAPATLLVEGPPDADPLIPFLADQGTVPPVAVLAHVHLSPEQSVFYPLAEFSPEWVAIRWALERGVPVGFMDLPAAVTLAQEPSPLAARDPLPEVEGEKSSLQGEREGEAQLREGDLQSCEAEGLVQDPLALLAQAAGYSDFERWWDALVESRGEGIFDAVNEVMAALREEDAGHTSERDLLREAQMREIIRTALKKGDVAVVCGAWHAPALTSEALEREKKADPARLKGLPKVKTSLTVTPWTHGRLTQASGYGAGITSPGWYAHLFRTPQHVSESWLTRSARLLREKGLDASSAQVIDATRLADALAALRGRSLAGLDELTDATQAVFAWDSDTPLRLLSEQLFVGEVLGSVPAEVPAVPLAQDLAATLKTLRLKQEATTREVTLDLREDAGLNKSHLFHRLNVLGIPWARESHARGTGTFKEEWTLRWEPEYAVRLIEASRYGNTLVRAANAAAVSRARRADLAELSRLLEVTRLANLPDAARFALAKLDERAASADTAALLDALPPLARLARYGDVRSREGDDPRPVFRTLTARAAAGLPNAAHALKDDAAQDLQKQLAEADRAVRLLDDAEATAEWVLALHALDAEGTAPLLRGDAVARLRDRQLLDEDTVRGRLGAALAPGQDVPTVAAWLDGFLGEGGVTLLHDSAALGLLDDWVVALDEEQFGEVLPALRRSLSRISPPERRRLGEDLRGLERETASAEVNDELGMLAVATGLRLLGVGDAK, from the coding sequence ATGACCCTCCACCTCCTCCCCATCCGGCACCATGGCCCCGGCAGCGCCCGCAGCGTGCTGGCCGCGCTCGACGCCCTGGCCCCCGCCACGCTGCTCGTCGAAGGCCCGCCCGATGCCGACCCGCTGATTCCCTTTCTGGCCGACCAAGGCACGGTGCCACCCGTCGCGGTGCTGGCGCATGTGCATCTGTCTCCCGAACAGTCCGTGTTCTACCCGCTGGCCGAGTTTTCGCCCGAGTGGGTGGCGATTCGCTGGGCGCTGGAACGGGGCGTGCCGGTGGGGTTCATGGATTTGCCCGCTGCGGTGACTTTGGCGCAGGAACCCTCACCCCTCGCTGCGCGAGACCCTCTCCCAGAGGTAGAGGGTGAAAAAAGCTCTCTCCAAGGGGAGAGGGAAGGAGAAGCGCAGCTTCGGGAGGGTGACTTGCAAAGCTGCGAAGCAGAGGGGTTAGTTCAAGACCCCCTCGCCCTGCTCGCTCAGGCGGCAGGCTACAGCGACTTTGAGCGCTGGTGGGACGCGCTAGTCGAGTCACGTGGCGAGGGCATTTTTGACGCGGTGAACGAGGTGATGGCCGCCCTGCGCGAAGAGGACGCAGGCCACACCTCAGAGCGCGACCTGCTGCGCGAGGCCCAGATGCGCGAAATCATCCGCACTGCCCTGAAAAAAGGCGATGTAGCCGTGGTCTGCGGCGCATGGCACGCGCCCGCCCTGACGTCTGAAGCGCTGGAGCGCGAGAAAAAGGCCGACCCCGCTCGCCTCAAGGGGCTGCCCAAAGTCAAAACCAGCCTCACGGTGACGCCCTGGACGCACGGACGGCTCACGCAGGCGAGCGGCTACGGCGCGGGCATCACCTCGCCGGGGTGGTACGCGCACCTGTTTCGCACGCCGCAGCACGTCTCCGAAAGCTGGCTGACCCGCTCCGCGCGGCTGCTGCGCGAAAAGGGGCTGGACGCCTCCAGCGCACAGGTCATTGACGCGACGCGCCTGGCCGACGCTCTGGCCGCTTTGCGTGGGCGCAGTCTCGCGGGGCTGGACGAACTCACCGACGCGACGCAGGCCGTGTTTGCGTGGGACAGCGACACGCCGCTGCGCCTGCTGTCCGAGCAGCTTTTCGTGGGCGAGGTGCTGGGCAGCGTCCCCGCCGAGGTGCCCGCCGTGCCGCTGGCGCAAGACCTCGCGGCGACGCTCAAAACATTGCGGCTCAAGCAGGAGGCGACCACCCGCGAAGTCACCCTCGACCTGCGCGAGGACGCGGGTCTGAACAAATCGCACCTCTTTCACCGCCTGAACGTGCTGGGCATTCCCTGGGCGCGGGAAAGTCATGCGCGGGGCACGGGCACCTTCAAGGAAGAATGGACGCTGCGCTGGGAACCCGAGTACGCCGTGCGGCTGATTGAGGCGAGTCGCTACGGCAATACGCTGGTGCGGGCGGCGAATGCGGCGGCGGTGTCCCGTGCCCGCCGCGCCGACCTCGCGGAACTCTCCAGGCTGCTGGAAGTCACCCGACTGGCGAACCTGCCTGACGCGGCCCGTTTTGCCCTCGCCAAACTGGACGAACGCGCCGCGAGTGCCGACACCGCCGCGCTGCTGGACGCTCTGCCGCCGCTGGCCCGTCTCGCCCGCTACGGCGACGTGCGCAGCCGCGAGGGAGACGACCCGCGCCCCGTCTTCCGCACGCTGACCGCCCGCGCCGCCGCAGGACTGCCCAATGCCGCCCACGCCCTGAAAGACGACGCCGCGCAGGACTTGCAAAAGCAGTTGGCCGAGGCTGACCGCGCCGTGAGGCTGCTCGACGACGCCGAAGCGACGGCGGAATGGGTGTTGGCCCTGCACGCGCTGGACGCCGAAGGCACCGCCCCATTGCTGCGCGGGGACGCGGTGGCGCGGCTGCGTGACCGTCAGCTTCTCGACGAAGACACCGTGCGGGGACGCCTCGGCGCGGCATTGGCCCCCGGCCAGGACGTGCCCACCGTCGCCGCGTGGCTGGACGGGTTTCTGGGCGAAGGCGGCGTGACCCTGCTGCACGACTCCGCTGCATTGGGGCTGCTGGACGACTGGGTGGTGGCACTGGACGAGGAACAATTTGGGGAAGTGCTGCCCGCGCTGCGGCGTTCGCTCTCGCGCATCAGCCCGCCGGAGCGTCGGCGATTGGGCGAAGATTTGCGCGGCCTGGAGCGGGAAACCGCGAGTGCTGAGGTGAATGACGAACTGGGGATGCTGGCCGTGGCGACTGGGCTACGGCTGCTGGGGGTGGGAGACGCAAAATGA
- a CDS encoding DUF4274 domain-containing protein — protein sequence MNRYTRTVINYLRNAPDEHWISYVCQSNDDANKDVLAWMIEQPRMPDSAALALYWIMDPVFFLKVEDEKDIWDKVDHEIVRTLERGLLEVSYKAAAFGFDPRKDRIMREDWVTSQGFYLKEGSVGDNFSSMSSQTGKINSRPHQA from the coding sequence ATGAACAGATACACGCGAACGGTCATCAACTATCTCAGAAATGCACCTGACGAACACTGGATATCTTATGTCTGTCAATCAAATGATGATGCCAATAAAGACGTTCTGGCTTGGATGATTGAGCAACCGCGCATGCCCGATTCTGCTGCGCTTGCGCTGTACTGGATAATGGACCCCGTTTTCTTCTTGAAAGTTGAGGACGAAAAAGACATCTGGGACAAGGTGGATCACGAAATCGTTCGCACCTTGGAACGAGGCCTGCTGGAAGTCTCATACAAGGCCGCGGCTTTCGGTTTCGACCCACGCAAGGACCGGATTATGCGAGAAGATTGGGTCACCAGTCAGGGCTTCTACTTGAAAGAGGGCTCAGTAGGTGACAACTTCAGTTCGATGTCGTCCCAGACGGGAAAAATCAACAGTCGGCCCCATCAAGCTTGA
- a CDS encoding TetR/AcrR family transcriptional regulator — protein MSPQPSALASRRPQRRDAAQNRGRILAAAHEVFAEQGLSVTLDNIAHHAGVGVGTIYRNYPNKGTLLAEVMADITHTAIATAQEALTFPDAWEGLRHFLHETVGLQARHRALREIMFSPDKLGAAGHAQAQELTAVLQSLTERGHAQGKVRADITHQDLRVLHLMLSALLERSAGQPELWIRYAELFLEAVSVRPPPRPLPPAPGEEDVARLLAWNPAKESPA, from the coding sequence ATGTCGCCGCAGCCATCCGCACTCGCCTCCCGCAGGCCCCAGCGCCGGGACGCCGCCCAGAACCGGGGGCGGATTCTGGCGGCGGCACACGAGGTGTTTGCCGAGCAGGGGCTGAGTGTCACGCTGGACAACATTGCCCACCACGCGGGCGTCGGCGTGGGCACCATCTACCGCAATTACCCCAACAAGGGCACACTCCTCGCCGAGGTCATGGCCGACATCACCCACACCGCGATTGCTACCGCGCAGGAGGCGCTTACCTTTCCCGACGCCTGGGAAGGGCTGCGCCACTTTCTGCATGAGACAGTCGGCCTCCAAGCGCGGCACCGGGCCTTGCGCGAAATCATGTTCAGCCCCGACAAGCTCGGAGCCGCCGGGCACGCGCAGGCGCAGGAGCTGACGGCGGTGCTGCAATCCCTCACCGAGCGGGGCCACGCTCAGGGCAAGGTGCGGGCCGACATCACCCACCAGGACTTGCGGGTGCTGCACCTGATGCTCAGCGCCCTGCTGGAACGCAGCGCCGGGCAGCCTGAACTGTGGATCCGTTACGCCGAACTCTTTTTAGAGGCCGTTTCCGTTCGTCCGCCGCCTCGCCCGCTGCCCCCCGCCCCCGGCGAAGAGGACGTCGCCCGCCTGCTGGCCTGGAATCCGGCCAAGGAGAGCCCCGCGTGA